One genomic segment of Natrinema amylolyticum includes these proteins:
- a CDS encoding MBL fold metallo-hydrolase, producing MTEISPTELSDRLRDGEDESGDVLVLDIRHRDEYEEWHVPDSVNVDVYDELIDDPETAKDDLEDLPDDREIVTVCTAGVVSRTAAEVLREMGYDARTLADGMNGWSRVHRSAPVPADLDGTLVQVARPGKGCLSHVLLSDGEAAVFDPSHYLEEYDEIIDAHGAELVGVFDTHAHADHVSGGAELAEQRDVPYYLHPTDALAIDATPIEDGDSIAIGSIDVEVIHTPGHSEGSVSFDLEGEALLTGDTLFHESVGRVELGVEAGIEDSDVEGNAATLYESLQRLLDRSDDTVVLPAHDPGSPEPPVTATLSELRERNADLERDREEFVETLASDIPDHPPNFERVKRTNVGKEDVPDEELSELELGPNRCAAE from the coding sequence ATGACGGAAATCAGCCCGACGGAACTCAGTGATCGGTTGCGGGACGGCGAAGACGAGAGTGGGGACGTCCTCGTCCTCGATATTCGCCACCGAGACGAGTACGAGGAGTGGCACGTTCCGGACAGCGTCAACGTCGATGTCTACGACGAACTGATCGACGATCCGGAGACGGCGAAAGACGATCTCGAGGATCTCCCGGACGACCGCGAGATCGTCACCGTCTGCACCGCAGGGGTCGTCTCACGGACCGCAGCGGAGGTCCTGCGAGAGATGGGATACGACGCCAGAACGCTCGCCGACGGCATGAACGGGTGGAGTCGCGTTCACCGGAGCGCACCCGTCCCGGCCGATCTCGACGGAACGCTCGTCCAGGTCGCCCGTCCGGGGAAGGGATGCCTCTCTCACGTCCTTCTTTCGGACGGTGAAGCCGCCGTGTTCGACCCCTCCCACTACCTCGAGGAGTACGACGAAATTATCGACGCCCACGGCGCCGAACTCGTCGGTGTCTTCGATACACACGCCCACGCCGACCACGTCTCCGGCGGTGCGGAACTCGCCGAGCAACGCGACGTTCCGTACTACCTCCATCCGACGGACGCGCTCGCTATCGACGCGACTCCGATCGAAGACGGAGATTCGATCGCGATCGGATCGATCGACGTCGAGGTCATCCACACGCCCGGACACAGCGAGGGCAGCGTCTCGTTCGATCTCGAGGGCGAGGCCCTGCTCACGGGCGATACGCTCTTCCACGAGAGCGTCGGCCGCGTCGAGCTCGGCGTCGAAGCCGGTATCGAAGATTCCGACGTCGAGGGGAACGCCGCGACGCTCTACGAGAGCCTCCAGCGTCTTCTGGATCGGTCGGACGATACAGTCGTCCTCCCGGCACACGATCCCGGATCGCCCGAGCCGCCGGTGACCGCGACGTTAAGCGAGCTTCGAGAACGGAACGCGGACCTCGAACGCGACCGCGAGGAGTTCGTCGAGACGCTCGCCTCGGACATTCCGGACCATCCGCCGAACTTCGAGCGCGTCAAGCGCACGAACGTCGGGAAGGAGGATGTCCCCGACGAGGAACTGTCCGAACTCGAACTGGGCCCCAACCGCTGTGCTGCCGAATAA